Sequence from the Sphingomonas sp. SORGH_AS_0950 genome:
AAGATCAGGAAGCCGCCGGAAAAGCTGCCGGTCCACTGCTTGGCGAGACCCAGCGAGGAGGCGAGGTAGAAGCCGCCAATGCCCCCCGCCATGCCGACCAGACCGGTCATCACGCCGATCTCGGCCGAGAAACGCTGCGGCACGAGCTGGAACACCGAGCCGTTGCCGACGCCAAGCGCCAGCATCGACAGGACGAACAGCGCGAGCGAGGCCGCAAACCCGTCGACCATCGCCACGCCCGTCAGCGTCACGGCGGCGGCGGCGAACACCGCCATCAGCGCCTTCACGCCGCCGATCGCATCGGCGAGCGCCCCGCCCATCGGCCGCACCAGCGAGCCCGCAAAGACGCAGGCGGCGGTGGCGTAGCCCGCCTGTACTGGGGTCAGGCCGAAGCGATCGGTGAAATAGATGGGCAGGCTGGCGGCGAGCCCGACGAACCCGCCGAAGGTGACGGCGTAGAAGCCCATCAGCCACCAGGCATCGGCCTGACGCAGCGGCGCCAGATATTCGACGAACCGGCGCGGCGGCGGCGCGCCGGGCGCGTCCTTGGCCATCACCATATAGGTCAGGAAGACGATGCCCAGCGGAATGCAGGCCAGACCCAGCACCGCGTTCCAGCCGAACAGCTTGGCGAGCGCCGGGGCGAACAGTGCGGCGAGCACCGTGCCCGAATTGCCCATGCCCGCCAGGCCCATGGCCTTGCCCTGATGCTCGGGCGGATACCAGCGGCTGGCGAGCGGAAGCGCGATCGCGAAGCTGGCGCCCGCAAAGCCCAGGATGACGCCCAGCGCCAGCGTGCCGCCAAAGCTGCTGACGCCCAGCGCCCAGGCGGAGAACAGCCCGGCGATCACGATGATCTGGCTGATCGCGCCTGCGCGCTTCGGCCCGATCCGGTCGACCAGCAGGCCGTTGACCACGCGCAGGATCGCGCCCGCCAGCGTCGGCACCGCGACCATCACGCCCTTTTGCGCCGGGGTGAGGGCGAGGGTGGCCGAAATCTGCGGCGCGAGCGGCCCGAGCAGCACCCAGACCATGAACGCCAGATCGAAATACAGAAAGGCCGCGATCAGGGTCGGCGTATGTCCGCTCGACCAGAAGCCGCCGTCATCCGCTGCCTTCCCTGTCTTGCTGTCGTCCCAGAATGCCGTCGCCATCGTGCTTTCTCCCCCTGATCCGGGCTCAAACGGAAAAAGCCGCCAGGACGTGGACCCGTGGGTCACATCCTGGCGGCTTCGTTGCCTCCAAGCGGAACGCGCGCCTCAGCCCGCTTCCGCCAGCGTGCTACCCCGTCGTTGGAGCGGCATTCGCTGCTATCTCGTGCCCGACGCCATTGCCGGGCGAATGGAAAATTGCCTGATTCGCGGTCCCGGCGCAAGTCCCTTTCGCAATCGCAGCAATCGATCCTCCCTCGCGCCGGGAAGGGGCGTCAGGGCAATCCCGCCAGATACCCCGGAATGTCATCCGGATCGAAGGCGCGGCCGTCGAAGAAGCGGTCGCTGCCCAGCACCAGCCGTCCCTGCGTCGAGCCCGCGCCGATCGGCTCGACCAGCGCGCCCTCCAGCTTGGAACTGGCGCCCGGCAGCGGCGCGCCCGATCCGGCCAGCGCGGCGCGATAGAGATCGGGGCGGAACACGCCCTGTGCGGTCGCGGCATCCTGTGCGGAGAAGGGCAGCCCCTCCCACCGCACCATCTGGGCATAGAGCCAGGCCGCCTGGCTGCGCCACGGAAAGTTCGCCGCCTCGCGATACTGGAACATGAAGTCGGGATAATGGACCGGCTCGCCGCCGGGTACGACGCGGATGCGGTCGGTGATCGCCCGCAGGACCGCATCGACCGGCGCGTCCAGATATTCGCGGCGCGACAGGATCGTCGCGCTCTGTTCGACCGTCTCGGGATCGACGAAATGCGCGGCCGCCGCGTGGAGCGCGCGGATCAGCCGGAGAACGCCGTCGCGGCGCTCCTCCGCCCGGTCGCCGCGCAGCGCCAGCACCTTCTCCACCCCGCGTCGCCAGATCTGCGCGGTGGCGAGGGCGATCCGGCCCACGCCACGATCGACCGCGATCGAGTTCCACGGCTCGCCGACGCAGATGCCGTCCACCTCTCCGGCGGCCAGCGCGTCGGCGGCGAAGGGCGGGCTGGTGACCAGGATCTCGACATCGGCGTCGGGCCGGATGCCGACCCCCGCCAGCCAGTAGCGCAGCATGTAATTATGGCTGGAATAGCGATGCACCACGCCGAAGCGCAGCGGCCTGCCCGCATCCCGGCGCTGTTCGGCCACACCCTTCAGCGCCGCGCCGATCGCCACCGGATCGCCTAGCGTCTCGCCCAGGCCCACCGCCTCGCCCAGCGCGGTCGAAAAGGTAATCGCATTGCCGTTCAGGCCCAGCGCGAAGGGCACCGCCATCGGCACCGCCGGACGGTCGCGCCCCAAGGCGGTGGAGATGGCGAGCGGCGCGACCAGATGCGCGGCGTCGGTATGGCCATAGAGCAATCGGTCGCGCACCGCCGCCCAGGTCACGTCGCGGACCAGTTCGATCTCGACCGCCTCGGCCTCGGCAAAGCCCAGTTCGCGCGCAAGGATGGGCAGGGCGGCATCGACCAGCGGCAGAAAGCCGATACGGAACGTCTCGGCGGTCATGGCAGGTCTCCCATCAACTGCTCGCTGGTCACGATCGCCTCGGCCACGTCGGCGATGCGGCGGTTGGTGGTCATGGCATGGCTGCGCAGCAAGGCATAGGCGGCGGGTTCGTCCAGCCCGCGCCGCCGCATCAGGATCGCCTTGGCCCGGTCGATCACCTGCCGGTCGGCGAGCGCGGTCCGCGCCTCGGCCAATTCGGTCTGGAGCCGGGAAAAGGCCTGGAAGCGACGAACGGCCAGGTCGAGGATCGGCTTGATCCGCTGCTTGGCCAGGCCGTCGACGACATAGGCGGACACGCCCGCATCGACCGCCGCCATCGTCGCCTCGGGCTCCGACTGGTCGACGAACATCGCGATCGGCCGGTCGAGCGCGCGCGACATGGCGAAGAAATCCTCCAGCACGTCGCGGCTGGGATTTTCGAGGTTGATCAGGACCACCTCGGGCGCGGCGCGTTCGACCTGCGCGGCCAGCGGCCCGCCGGGGTCGATCACCACCAGATCGGTCAGCCCTGCCTCGCGCAGCCCGTCCGAGATGATCGCCGCGCGCGTGCTGCTGGTATCGATAATCGCGATCCGCATGACGGCTTAGTGCC
This genomic interval carries:
- a CDS encoding ANTAR domain-containing response regulator codes for the protein MRIAIIDTSSTRAAIISDGLREAGLTDLVVIDPGGPLAAQVERAAPEVVLINLENPSRDVLEDFFAMSRALDRPIAMFVDQSEPEATMAAVDAGVSAYVVDGLAKQRIKPILDLAVRRFQAFSRLQTELAEARTALADRQVIDRAKAILMRRRGLDEPAAYALLRSHAMTTNRRIADVAEAIVTSEQLMGDLP
- a CDS encoding NarK/NasA family nitrate transporter; protein product: MATAFWDDSKTGKAADDGGFWSSGHTPTLIAAFLYFDLAFMVWVLLGPLAPQISATLALTPAQKGVMVAVPTLAGAILRVVNGLLVDRIGPKRAGAISQIIVIAGLFSAWALGVSSFGGTLALGVILGFAGASFAIALPLASRWYPPEHQGKAMGLAGMGNSGTVLAALFAPALAKLFGWNAVLGLACIPLGIVFLTYMVMAKDAPGAPPPRRFVEYLAPLRQADAWWLMGFYAVTFGGFVGLAASLPIYFTDRFGLTPVQAGYATAACVFAGSLVRPMGGALADAIGGVKALMAVFAAAAVTLTGVAMVDGFAASLALFVLSMLALGVGNGSVFQLVPQRFSAEIGVMTGLVGMAGGIGGFYLASSLGLAKQWTGSFSGGFLIFAGLALVALAGLLTVKGRWRRTWGAAEGVRI
- a CDS encoding ABC transporter substrate-binding protein is translated as MTAETFRIGFLPLVDAALPILARELGFAEAEAVEIELVRDVTWAAVRDRLLYGHTDAAHLVAPLAISTALGRDRPAVPMAVPFALGLNGNAITFSTALGEAVGLGETLGDPVAIGAALKGVAEQRRDAGRPLRFGVVHRYSSHNYMLRYWLAGVGIRPDADVEILVTSPPFAADALAAGEVDGICVGEPWNSIAVDRGVGRIALATAQIWRRGVEKVLALRGDRAEERRDGVLRLIRALHAAAAHFVDPETVEQSATILSRREYLDAPVDAVLRAITDRIRVVPGGEPVHYPDFMFQYREAANFPWRSQAAWLYAQMVRWEGLPFSAQDAATAQGVFRPDLYRAALAGSGAPLPGASSKLEGALVEPIGAGSTQGRLVLGSDRFFDGRAFDPDDIPGYLAGLP